A single region of the Hyphomonas adhaerens MHS-3 genome encodes:
- a CDS encoding STAS/SEC14 domain-containing protein has protein sequence MFKRIPSAPPGIVAFDAEGKITDSDYKTILVPAVDAAIKEHGKARILIRFGPEFETYTAHAMLDDAVFGTAHYTAFERIAMVTDIGWLANSMRFFAPLIPGKMRVFPLASQDEAMAWTAA, from the coding sequence ATGTTCAAGCGCATCCCTTCCGCCCCGCCCGGGATTGTTGCCTTCGATGCCGAGGGCAAGATCACCGATTCCGATTACAAGACGATCCTTGTCCCCGCGGTCGACGCGGCGATCAAGGAACATGGCAAGGCTCGCATCCTGATCCGGTTCGGCCCCGAATTCGAAACCTATACGGCCCACGCCATGCTGGACGATGCCGTCTTCGGCACGGCGCACTACACCGCGTTCGAGCGCATCGCCATGGTCACCGACATTGGCTGGCTGGCCAATTCGATGCGTTTCTTCGCGCCGCTCATTCCGGGCAAGATGCGGGTGTTCCCGCTGGCGTCACAGGATGAGGCCATGGCCTGGACGGCCGCCTAG
- a CDS encoding alpha/beta hydrolase family protein — translation MKYASIFAALTGAALLAACATAPADTPAVSAAPAYDEAFPPAIEEISFDSHGDRLNGLVYVADGPGPHPAVVLLHGFPGNEKNLDLAQDMRAAGWNVLFFHYRGAWGSEGDYTLTHVIEDVASATDFLRTHADQYRTDPDHIVLVGHSMGGFASLQAAARDDGIACAAGIAPANVGVMASVFEADPDAKAGFMAYSDSLQMLHGLTGEKIMAEIAANRDAFGLQGLAPELEGKRILVVGGDKDASVPADAIIRPLIAAYEADPAIDTTGIVLSGDHSFSWSRDELIGTVMDWAEACR, via the coding sequence ATGAAATACGCATCCATTTTCGCCGCGCTCACCGGCGCCGCCCTGCTCGCCGCCTGCGCGACAGCCCCTGCGGACACGCCGGCCGTGTCTGCCGCGCCGGCCTATGATGAAGCCTTCCCGCCTGCGATTGAGGAAATCTCCTTCGACAGTCATGGCGACCGGCTGAATGGCCTCGTCTATGTGGCCGACGGGCCGGGACCTCACCCGGCTGTGGTGCTGCTGCACGGCTTTCCGGGCAATGAGAAAAATCTGGACCTGGCGCAGGACATGCGCGCGGCGGGCTGGAACGTGCTGTTCTTCCACTATCGCGGCGCCTGGGGCAGCGAGGGCGACTACACCCTCACCCATGTGATCGAGGATGTCGCCAGCGCGACGGACTTCCTGCGTACCCATGCGGACCAGTACCGGACCGATCCGGATCATATCGTGCTTGTGGGGCACTCCATGGGGGGCTTCGCCTCGCTTCAGGCCGCCGCGCGCGATGACGGCATTGCCTGCGCCGCGGGCATCGCCCCGGCAAATGTCGGCGTGATGGCCAGCGTCTTTGAAGCGGACCCGGACGCGAAGGCCGGCTTCATGGCCTACAGCGACAGCCTCCAGATGCTGCACGGCCTGACCGGCGAGAAGATCATGGCCGAGATCGCGGCCAATCGCGACGCGTTCGGCCTGCAGGGCCTCGCGCCGGAACTGGAAGGCAAGCGCATTCTCGTCGTCGGCGGCGACAAGGACGCCTCCGTCCCGGCCGACGCGATCATCCGCCCGCTCATCGCCGCCTATGAGGCAGACCCGGCCATCGACACAACGGGAATCGTCCTCTCCGGCGACCATTCCTTCTCATGGTCGCGCGACGAATTGATCGGCACCGTGATGGATTGGGCAGAAGCCTGCCGCTAG
- a CDS encoding Fe2+-dependent dioxygenase, with the protein MLICIPNVLTKAQVKDIRQLIDAAEWVDGRVTAGVQSAEAKRNTQLPEDSPAARKAQQLVSLAVGNNPVFLAAALPQKVFPPLFNRYVVGDQFGAHVDNAIRSVKNSPERIRTDLSCTLFLTEPEDYDGGELVIETLFGAQEVKLEAGDLVLYPASSLHSVSEVTRGARISSFFWLQSMVRDDGERTLLFDLDQSIQALVAEKGHKDPEVIRLTGIYHNLIRRWAEGA; encoded by the coding sequence ATGCTGATCTGCATCCCAAACGTCCTGACAAAAGCGCAGGTGAAAGACATCCGCCAGCTGATCGATGCCGCCGAATGGGTGGACGGCCGCGTGACCGCCGGGGTCCAGTCGGCCGAGGCGAAGCGCAACACCCAGCTGCCGGAAGACAGCCCGGCCGCGCGCAAGGCACAGCAATTGGTCAGCCTGGCCGTCGGCAACAATCCGGTCTTCCTGGCGGCGGCACTGCCGCAGAAAGTGTTTCCGCCCCTGTTCAACCGCTATGTCGTCGGCGACCAGTTCGGCGCCCATGTCGACAATGCGATCCGCTCGGTCAAGAATTCGCCGGAGCGCATCCGGACCGACTTGTCCTGCACGCTGTTCCTGACCGAACCGGAAGACTATGACGGCGGCGAACTGGTGATCGAGACCCTGTTCGGTGCGCAGGAAGTCAAACTGGAAGCTGGCGACCTCGTTCTTTATCCCGCCTCCAGCCTGCACTCTGTCAGCGAGGTGACGCGGGGCGCGCGCATCTCGTCCTTCTTCTGGCTACAGAGCATGGTGCGCGACGATGGCGAGCGCACCCTGTTGTTCGATCTCGACCAGTCCATCCAGGCGCTGGTGGCGGAGAAGGGCCACAAGGACCCGGAAGTCATCCGCCTGACGGGCATCTATCACAACCTTATCCGGCGCTGGGCCGAAGGCGCCTAG
- a CDS encoding TonB-dependent receptor, translating to MRQAIRKPRSLRAQVGMYAAVAVAATAPAFADEPDEPELRNETITVTDVTADTNPYGDPDAPYRAIRSASGLFTEDLLNTPKTITVITDETLHDLGAKSFRDLFRAQPGITLGTGEGGNAFGDRIFIRGFDARNDVYVDGVRDPGVGSRETFAVQQIEVLKGPSSAFGGRGTTGGAVSLVSKKPGKGDWGDVEFTLGSDATRRATLDVNHEVTDTFTVRVNAMTHNSEVAGRDEVFNDRWGVAAAAEWTPTDALTFGVDYYHLSSDYLPDWGHPYDTENNRPFAVNRDNFYGVLSRDYGETFADVYTANANWVISDKVEFDSILRYGQSKNAYTASAPERPDSVARTVSANGKRRDAVTDYWTNQSRFTFRFDTGTIGHTLVTGIELSREETLNRQRVFTECAELPCTGATSNPLLNLDRPDNSIPWGNDTEVTGRPVIKTETAALYALDTLTFSPQWEAFIGVRADTYSADVTGLTERDGSAAPDRSADSDFFNWHAGLVYKPVENASIYASYSSASNPPCEQLDAFALDYGGCDARITTMDPIDNTSFELGAKYNLGGHLDLTAAVFQITRDGVPISLGRGVAGTGEQEQEVTGVEFGIAGNITENWSLFGGLTLFETEVTDSTIASQIGEMFPNVSEESFTLTSRYQITDRLHLGGTAGYNSEKFGGTVAAGSTFVPDYWRVDFFGGYQLTDTMEVTFNVLNATDELYYDALYRSGTPFSYVAPGRSALVTLDIDF from the coding sequence ATGAGACAAGCCATTCGCAAACCGCGGAGCCTCCGCGCACAGGTCGGCATGTATGCGGCAGTCGCCGTTGCAGCCACCGCGCCGGCCTTCGCAGACGAGCCCGACGAGCCGGAACTGCGCAATGAAACCATCACCGTCACCGACGTAACAGCTGACACCAATCCCTATGGCGACCCGGACGCACCCTACCGGGCCATCCGTTCGGCCAGCGGACTGTTCACCGAAGACCTGCTGAACACGCCGAAGACCATCACGGTCATCACCGACGAAACGCTGCACGACCTCGGCGCCAAATCCTTCCGGGACCTGTTCCGTGCCCAGCCGGGCATCACGCTCGGCACCGGCGAGGGCGGCAACGCGTTCGGCGACCGGATCTTCATCCGCGGCTTCGATGCCCGGAACGACGTCTATGTCGATGGCGTGCGCGACCCCGGCGTGGGCTCCCGCGAGACGTTTGCCGTTCAGCAGATCGAAGTGCTGAAGGGCCCATCCTCTGCCTTCGGCGGCCGCGGCACGACCGGCGGCGCTGTCAGCCTCGTCTCCAAGAAACCGGGCAAGGGCGACTGGGGCGATGTCGAGTTCACCCTCGGCTCCGATGCCACCCGCCGGGCCACCCTGGATGTGAACCACGAGGTCACCGACACCTTCACCGTCCGCGTGAATGCCATGACGCACAATTCCGAGGTCGCCGGGCGCGATGAAGTGTTCAACGACCGCTGGGGCGTTGCCGCCGCCGCAGAGTGGACTCCCACGGACGCGCTGACCTTCGGCGTCGACTATTATCACCTGTCCTCCGATTACCTGCCCGACTGGGGCCACCCCTATGACACCGAGAACAACCGCCCGTTCGCTGTGAACCGGGACAATTTCTACGGCGTCCTTTCCCGCGACTACGGCGAGACCTTTGCAGACGTCTACACGGCCAACGCAAACTGGGTGATCTCCGACAAGGTCGAATTCGATTCCATCCTGCGCTACGGCCAAAGCAAGAATGCCTACACCGCTTCGGCCCCCGAACGGCCGGATTCGGTCGCCCGCACCGTCAGCGCCAACGGCAAACGCCGCGACGCGGTGACCGACTACTGGACCAATCAGAGCCGGTTCACCTTCCGCTTCGACACCGGCACAATTGGCCACACGCTGGTGACCGGCATCGAGCTGTCGCGTGAGGAAACGCTGAACCGCCAGCGCGTCTTCACGGAATGCGCTGAACTGCCGTGCACCGGCGCGACCTCCAACCCGCTGCTGAACCTCGACCGCCCGGACAATTCCATTCCGTGGGGAAACGATACCGAGGTGACCGGACGTCCGGTCATCAAGACGGAAACCGCCGCGCTCTATGCCCTCGACACGCTGACGTTCAGCCCGCAATGGGAAGCCTTCATCGGCGTGCGGGCCGACACTTACTCCGCCGACGTCACCGGCCTGACCGAACGCGACGGCTCAGCCGCGCCGGACCGCTCCGCCGACAGCGACTTCTTCAACTGGCATGCCGGCCTCGTGTACAAGCCGGTGGAGAATGCCTCCATCTATGCGAGCTACTCCTCCGCCTCGAACCCGCCCTGCGAACAGCTCGACGCCTTCGCGCTGGACTATGGCGGCTGTGATGCCCGCATCACCACGATGGACCCGATCGACAACACCTCCTTCGAACTCGGCGCCAAATACAATCTCGGCGGCCACCTGGACCTGACCGCGGCGGTCTTCCAGATCACCCGCGACGGTGTCCCGATCTCGCTTGGCCGGGGCGTCGCAGGCACCGGCGAGCAGGAACAGGAAGTGACCGGTGTGGAGTTCGGCATCGCCGGCAACATCACCGAGAACTGGAGCCTGTTCGGCGGCCTCACCCTGTTCGAGACCGAAGTGACCGACAGCACGATTGCCTCCCAGATCGGCGAGATGTTCCCGAACGTCTCCGAAGAGAGCTTCACGCTGACCTCCCGCTACCAGATCACCGACCGCCTGCACCTTGGCGGCACGGCCGGGTACAACAGCGAGAAGTTCGGCGGCACGGTCGCGGCCGGTTCCACCTTCGTGCCGGACTATTGGCGCGTGGACTTCTTCGGCGGCTACCAGCTGACCGACACAATGGAAGTGACCTTCAATGTGCTGAACGCCACGGACGAGCTCTATTACGATGCGCTCTACCGCTCCGGCACGCCGTTCTCCTATGTTGCCCCGGGCCGCTCGGCCCTTGTGACACTGGACATCGACTTCTGA
- a CDS encoding acetyl-CoA C-acetyltransferase — MAEAFIIDACRTPRGIGKVGKGSLAHLHPQHLAATVLGQIAERNKLDTATVDDVIWGTSSQRGAQGADMGRMAALDAGYDVKASGVTLDRFCGSGITTVALATAQIMSGMEDCIVAGGCEMMSYTAATADPKNPPMMDAGNLHLREMHPQSQQGCCADAIATLEGISREAVDQLAVVSQERADRALKEGRFDKSVVPVYNRDGSLALDKDEFPRPGTSMESLAGLKTVFNMFWDVPVDDKGMTYGGLIEKKYPQLKGKIQHVHHAGNSSGVVDGSGAILVTSEDYMKKHGLKPRARVVATANMGDCPTLMLNAPVPAAQKVLAKAGLTTGDIDVYEINEAFSVVAEKFIRDLDLDRSKVNINGGAMALGHPIGATGSILIGTALDELERSGGRYGLVTMCAAGGMAPAIIIERIDA, encoded by the coding sequence ATGGCTGAGGCCTTCATCATTGATGCTTGCCGCACACCGCGCGGTATCGGCAAAGTTGGCAAGGGATCGCTTGCCCACCTGCACCCGCAGCACCTGGCCGCCACCGTGCTGGGCCAGATCGCCGAGCGTAACAAGCTCGACACCGCCACCGTGGACGACGTCATCTGGGGCACGTCCAGCCAGCGCGGCGCCCAGGGCGCCGACATGGGCCGCATGGCTGCCCTCGACGCCGGCTATGACGTGAAAGCTTCCGGTGTCACGCTCGACCGCTTCTGCGGCTCCGGCATCACCACTGTGGCACTGGCCACGGCTCAGATCATGTCGGGCATGGAAGACTGCATCGTGGCCGGTGGCTGCGAGATGATGAGCTACACGGCGGCGACCGCCGATCCGAAAAACCCGCCGATGATGGACGCCGGCAACCTGCACCTGCGCGAGATGCACCCGCAATCGCAACAAGGCTGCTGCGCCGATGCCATCGCGACGCTGGAAGGCATCAGCCGTGAAGCCGTCGACCAGCTGGCCGTGGTCAGCCAGGAACGCGCCGACCGCGCCCTGAAGGAAGGCCGTTTCGACAAGTCGGTCGTGCCTGTCTACAACCGCGACGGTTCGCTCGCCCTCGACAAGGATGAGTTCCCGCGCCCGGGCACCTCGATGGAAAGCCTCGCTGGCCTGAAGACCGTGTTCAACATGTTCTGGGACGTGCCCGTCGACGACAAGGGCATGACTTATGGCGGCCTGATCGAGAAGAAATACCCGCAGCTGAAAGGCAAGATCCAGCACGTGCACCATGCCGGCAACTCGTCCGGCGTTGTCGACGGATCCGGCGCCATCCTGGTGACGTCCGAGGACTATATGAAGAAGCACGGCCTGAAGCCGCGCGCCCGCGTTGTGGCAACGGCGAACATGGGCGACTGCCCGACGCTGATGCTGAACGCGCCTGTTCCGGCCGCGCAGAAAGTGCTGGCCAAGGCTGGCCTGACGACCGGCGACATCGACGTCTATGAGATCAACGAGGCCTTCTCGGTTGTGGCCGAGAAGTTCATCCGTGACCTCGATCTCGACCGCAGCAAGGTCAACATCAATGGCGGTGCCATGGCGCTTGGCCACCCGATCGGCGCAACCGGCTCGATCCTGATCGGCACGGCGCTGGACGAACTTGAGCGCTCCGGCGGCCGCTACGGCCTGGTCACCATGTGCGCCGCTGGCGGCATGGCCCCGGCAATCATCATCGAGCGTATCGACGCCTGA
- a CDS encoding aspartyl protease family protein: protein MTRESKRGPTKMADRWHVKGALFSVLALMGCFPAFANERLVIPFEVNEYHHMVVHLEVNGNDRTTGIIDTAATFPMINRRTARLAELLDVEENPPLINVLGLTGEGIYPVVELETLLIGNVMKQDVPVALNVDLDVTGAQNVLPASAFEGDVIDFDFENMQVMVYDGRPDRSVRRVSSSLKYADENGLIFVEVRINGRKGRALIDTGSSVTFINSRFAESSHTKTNEEKTQILQGATGGDQSLRVATLRVLEIGDYRVSDMDILVSDPPLFEYLGMHEEPAMVIGLDLLSSFRLQIDRRRNRVVLSLPTSRRFSRGLNFNARDTNIPEF from the coding sequence ATGACAAGGGAGTCGAAACGCGGGCCGACCAAAATGGCGGACCGGTGGCATGTCAAAGGTGCCTTATTCAGCGTTCTGGCCCTGATGGGCTGCTTTCCGGCGTTTGCCAACGAACGTCTGGTTATCCCGTTCGAGGTGAATGAATATCATCATATGGTCGTGCACTTGGAAGTGAACGGGAACGATCGAACGACCGGTATCATCGACACCGCAGCGACTTTTCCGATGATCAACCGGCGCACGGCGCGTCTGGCCGAGCTTCTGGACGTTGAAGAAAATCCGCCTTTGATCAACGTACTGGGCCTGACCGGAGAGGGTATCTATCCTGTTGTCGAGCTGGAGACGCTGCTGATCGGGAACGTCATGAAGCAGGATGTACCGGTTGCCCTGAACGTGGATCTGGATGTCACGGGCGCTCAGAATGTCCTGCCCGCGAGCGCTTTTGAAGGCGATGTGATCGACTTCGATTTCGAGAACATGCAGGTGATGGTCTATGACGGGCGGCCCGACCGGTCCGTCCGCCGGGTATCCAGTTCACTGAAATACGCCGATGAGAACGGGCTGATTTTCGTAGAAGTCCGGATCAATGGCCGTAAAGGCCGGGCACTGATTGATACCGGATCCAGCGTGACCTTTATCAACAGCCGGTTTGCGGAAAGCTCCCATACGAAAACGAACGAAGAAAAAACACAGATCCTCCAGGGAGCCACAGGGGGTGACCAGTCCCTGCGCGTTGCCACTTTGAGAGTCCTGGAGATCGGAGATTACCGGGTGTCGGATATGGATATCCTGGTGAGCGACCCGCCATTGTTTGAATATCTTGGTATGCACGAAGAACCGGCGATGGTGATTGGCCTCGACCTCCTGTCGTCTTTCCGGCTGCAGATCGACCGCCGGCGCAACAGAGTCGTCCTGAGCCTGCCGACCAGCCGCCGCTTTTCCAGAGGCCTCAACTTTAACGCCCGGGACACGAATATTCCGGAATTTTGA
- a CDS encoding phosphoenolpyruvate carboxylase yields MNKTSSTPPLTLDAAQEFLREQAQRIDIDPMTNSVFALTQTLFRDMEDGKASQAGLTALANEVHLELIDERASRFRAQHAGADETAAWAPLLSRLEEIAKQGFDAFAEAVAQERGGLVFTGHPTFALSTELRAAFADHVGKPTKASRARLAKLIKADSRDWNQAISLYGEHEEVQTALENAAHAQRKMAEAILKIARTSFPDRWRELRPAMPTLACWVGYDLDGRADIHWSQSLTFRLTEKAMQLERYADRLGTLLAAHGKVPGLNGLARRLAAAARLTRSHAELFAKDLTDADNLVAAANALTGHDQHIILDAAAITAVLDSAIPAASDALAADLIAFRAEVAAQQLGTARIHLRVNAAQVRTVINRDLGLETEDRELGRVALAELAQKARKSKPVNVNFGDLFMEQSTARRQFMMCAQILKHIDAGSVIRFLIAESENPATVMGALYLARQYGVDEMLDISPLFETPEALETGGRFIERLLEEPEFLAYVKERGYLSIQLGFSDAGRFIGQVAADMAIERIHNLISRALAAKNADVDLLIFNTHGESMGRGAWPGTFEQRFDHLLTPWTRAGAEMRGLNLRHEVSFQGGDGYLHFATPVLADATMAAWGVHIFKPVDEASKTDPFYTRTDLVWDFYRALRAWHERLFVNPDYGRLLGAFSSGLTVKAGSRPKRRAAGPSGPRSLRAISHNATLQQLSVPANTAAGIGSSLQRETERLVELIDTSPRMRQLVFLAAKARGLTSLPALRGYASVYDPGVWIAHARMMKTESGAAAYRAVYYALRADETAVSINRIANLLSVDLRRFDRLTAQLQDAPSTEERHENRLALHVLHAVRQALMMRAFALAGRLPRLSERHDASARDVVNMIAEMRFAEVVELLSEIFPRARDQDTPLQALTEPGSQTRSTSYGYERIHKDIIAPLDEIGRTLHGISLAITHAYGAFG; encoded by the coding sequence ATGAACAAGACGTCCTCCACGCCGCCTTTAACCCTTGATGCCGCGCAGGAATTTCTGCGCGAACAAGCCCAGCGGATCGACATTGATCCGATGACCAATTCGGTCTTTGCGCTGACCCAGACCCTGTTCCGGGACATGGAAGACGGAAAGGCCAGCCAGGCAGGCCTCACGGCGCTGGCCAATGAAGTCCATCTCGAACTCATCGACGAACGGGCCAGCCGTTTCCGCGCCCAGCATGCCGGGGCCGACGAAACCGCCGCCTGGGCCCCGCTGCTCTCCCGGCTGGAGGAAATCGCGAAGCAGGGGTTCGATGCCTTCGCAGAGGCCGTCGCGCAGGAACGCGGCGGGCTGGTCTTTACCGGCCACCCGACCTTCGCCCTGTCGACAGAGCTGCGGGCCGCCTTCGCCGACCATGTCGGCAAGCCGACCAAAGCCAGCCGCGCCCGCCTCGCAAAACTGATCAAGGCCGACAGCCGCGACTGGAACCAGGCCATCAGCCTCTATGGCGAACATGAGGAAGTGCAGACCGCCCTCGAAAATGCCGCGCATGCCCAGCGGAAGATGGCGGAAGCCATTCTCAAAATTGCGAGGACATCTTTCCCGGATCGTTGGCGGGAGCTTCGCCCGGCGATGCCAACGTTGGCATGCTGGGTCGGCTATGACCTCGACGGCCGGGCCGATATTCACTGGTCGCAATCGCTGACCTTCCGCCTGACGGAAAAGGCCATGCAGCTGGAGCGGTATGCTGACCGGCTGGGCACGCTGCTTGCCGCCCATGGCAAGGTGCCGGGCCTCAACGGCCTCGCCCGCCGCCTCGCCGCCGCGGCCCGGCTTACCCGGTCTCATGCAGAACTGTTCGCGAAAGACCTGACCGATGCCGACAATCTGGTCGCGGCTGCCAATGCGCTGACCGGACATGACCAGCATATCATTCTCGATGCCGCCGCAATCACAGCCGTGCTCGACTCTGCCATCCCGGCCGCAAGCGATGCCCTCGCCGCGGACCTGATCGCCTTCCGGGCCGAAGTCGCCGCCCAGCAACTCGGCACCGCCCGCATCCATTTGCGCGTCAACGCGGCCCAGGTGCGGACGGTCATCAACCGGGACCTCGGCCTCGAGACAGAAGATCGCGAGCTTGGCCGTGTGGCGCTGGCGGAACTCGCCCAGAAGGCCCGCAAGTCAAAACCCGTGAACGTCAATTTCGGCGACCTGTTCATGGAGCAATCGACGGCCCGGCGGCAGTTCATGATGTGCGCTCAAATCCTCAAGCACATCGATGCCGGCTCGGTCATCCGTTTCCTGATCGCCGAAAGCGAAAACCCGGCCACCGTGATGGGCGCGCTCTATCTTGCCCGCCAGTACGGTGTCGATGAGATGCTCGATATCTCACCGCTGTTCGAGACGCCGGAAGCCCTGGAAACTGGAGGCCGCTTCATCGAACGGCTGCTGGAGGAGCCCGAATTCCTCGCCTATGTGAAAGAGCGCGGCTATCTGTCGATCCAGCTCGGCTTCTCCGACGCTGGACGGTTCATCGGGCAGGTCGCAGCCGACATGGCGATTGAGCGCATTCACAATCTTATCTCGCGCGCGCTTGCCGCGAAGAATGCCGATGTCGACCTGCTGATCTTCAACACGCATGGCGAGTCCATGGGGCGGGGCGCATGGCCGGGCACATTCGAACAGCGGTTCGACCATTTGCTGACGCCCTGGACCCGGGCCGGCGCGGAGATGCGCGGCCTGAACCTGCGCCATGAAGTCAGCTTTCAGGGCGGGGACGGTTACCTGCACTTCGCAACGCCTGTCCTGGCGGACGCGACCATGGCCGCCTGGGGCGTGCACATTTTCAAACCGGTCGACGAAGCGTCGAAGACAGACCCGTTCTATACGCGAACGGACCTCGTCTGGGACTTCTACCGCGCCCTGCGCGCCTGGCATGAACGTTTGTTCGTGAACCCGGATTACGGGCGCCTTCTGGGCGCGTTCTCCAGCGGACTGACGGTCAAAGCAGGGTCACGGCCGAAGCGCCGCGCGGCCGGCCCTTCCGGCCCGCGATCCCTGCGCGCGATTTCCCATAATGCCACGCTGCAGCAACTGAGCGTTCCGGCCAACACCGCCGCCGGAATCGGCTCGTCCCTGCAGCGCGAGACGGAACGGCTGGTGGAGCTGATCGATACCAGCCCGCGTATGCGCCAGCTGGTCTTCCTCGCTGCGAAGGCCCGCGGACTGACCAGCCTGCCCGCTTTGCGCGGCTATGCCAGCGTCTATGATCCGGGCGTCTGGATCGCCCATGCCCGCATGATGAAGACCGAAAGCGGCGCCGCCGCCTACAGGGCCGTCTACTACGCCTTGCGAGCCGATGAGACAGCCGTCTCCATCAACCGGATCGCCAACCTGCTATCGGTCGACTTGCGCCGGTTCGACCGGCTCACTGCCCAGCTGCAGGATGCCCCATCCACGGAAGAGCGTCATGAAAACCGTCTCGCCCTGCACGTGCTTCACGCCGTTCGACAGGCATTGATGATGCGGGCCTTTGCCCTGGCCGGCCGCTTGCCGCGGCTTTCGGAACGTCATGATGCCAGCGCCCGCGACGTCGTGAACATGATTGCGGAAATGCGCTTTGCAGAAGTGGTCGAGCTGTTGAGTGAGATCTTTCCCCGCGCCCGCGATCAGGACACACCTCTGCAGGCCCTGACCGAACCCGGCAGCCAGACCCGAAGCACGTCATATGGGTACGAACGCATCCACAAGGACATCATTGCGCCGCTGGACGAAATCGGCCGGACCCTACACGGGATCAGCCTGGCCATCACACACGCCTATGGCGCATTCGGTTAG